One segment of Pantoea sp. Lij88 DNA contains the following:
- a CDS encoding PLP-dependent aminotransferase family protein, which translates to MSLAPTSDQPLYQQLADSFAEAIHQGTLKPGKRLPAIRRVAQSHQVSVNTVLNAWQLLEDRGLIEARPQSGYYVRGVLPAVTRHGQHKTRVRDPSSGKLDLIDKVFAAQNHPDYTNISLACPQDSELFPAARIARITASLLRRHPNMIGRYALPPGSERLREEIARRALHAGQTLTADEITLTHGCMEALQLALRAVTQPGDCVGLESPTYFFLFPLLASLGLKALEIPTDPQHGLSLDALEMLLQEQRIKALIAMPSAQNPLGCGMSLENKKRLAKLVNTYHVPLIEDGLYDELQFDWPLSPAVKAFDRDGWVIYCTSFTKTVAPDFRIGWTAAGRFHDAIARLKAVSSMAESALLSETLAEFLASGGYDHHLRTLRRRYAANLDEARGLIARYFPEGTRATLPRGGFVFWVELPGGVNTTEMFDRLLQEQICVTPGALYSLSERYNHALRLSCCYPFDARYTRAIQRAGEIACELAGVPCGEPQGVPLRPQTV; encoded by the coding sequence GTGTCCCTTGCTCCCACGTCCGATCAGCCGCTCTATCAGCAGCTGGCAGACAGCTTCGCTGAGGCCATCCATCAGGGCACGCTGAAACCCGGCAAGCGCCTGCCGGCAATCCGCCGCGTTGCCCAGTCACATCAGGTCAGCGTCAATACGGTGCTCAATGCCTGGCAGCTGCTGGAAGATCGCGGGCTGATAGAGGCGCGTCCCCAGTCGGGCTACTACGTGCGCGGGGTGTTGCCCGCCGTCACCCGTCACGGTCAGCATAAGACCCGGGTACGCGACCCGAGTAGCGGCAAGCTCGACCTGATCGATAAGGTGTTTGCGGCGCAGAATCATCCCGACTACACCAATATCTCGCTGGCCTGCCCGCAGGACAGCGAGCTGTTTCCGGCGGCGCGCATCGCCCGGATTACCGCCTCATTGTTGCGCCGTCATCCCAACATGATCGGGCGCTATGCACTTCCGCCCGGTAGTGAGCGCTTACGGGAGGAGATAGCGCGACGGGCGCTGCACGCCGGCCAGACCCTCACGGCCGATGAGATCACCCTGACCCACGGCTGCATGGAGGCGCTTCAGCTGGCACTTCGTGCCGTCACGCAACCCGGCGACTGCGTCGGGCTGGAGTCGCCGACCTACTTCTTCCTCTTCCCGCTGCTGGCCTCGCTGGGCCTGAAGGCGCTGGAAATCCCTACCGATCCGCAGCATGGGCTGTCGCTGGATGCGCTGGAGATGCTGCTGCAGGAGCAGCGTATTAAGGCACTGATTGCGATGCCGAGCGCGCAGAACCCGCTGGGCTGCGGCATGTCGCTGGAGAATAAGAAGCGGCTGGCAAAGTTAGTGAATACTTACCACGTTCCGCTGATAGAAGATGGGCTGTATGACGAACTGCAGTTCGACTGGCCGCTCTCACCCGCCGTGAAAGCGTTTGATCGCGATGGCTGGGTGATCTACTGCACCAGCTTCACCAAAACCGTGGCACCCGACTTCCGTATAGGCTGGACGGCTGCGGGTCGTTTTCATGATGCGATTGCCCGACTGAAAGCCGTCTCCTCGATGGCCGAATCCGCCCTGCTCTCCGAAACGCTGGCGGAGTTTCTCGCTTCCGGCGGGTACGACCACCATCTGCGCACGCTCCGCCGCCGCTATGCGGCTAATCTGGATGAGGCACGGGGTCTGATCGCCCGCTACTTCCCGGAGGGCACGCGCGCAACGCTGCCGCGCGGTGGCTTCGTCTTCTGGGTCGAGCTACCGGGCGGCGTGAATACTACCGAGATGTTTGATCGGCTGCTGCAGGAGCAGATTTGCGTCACGCCTGGCGCGCTCTATTCGCTGAGCGAGCGCTACAATCATGCGCTGCGTCTCTCCTGCTGCTATCCGTTTGATGCGCGCTACACCCGGGCGATTCAGCGCGCGGGTGAAATCGCCTGTGAACTGGCAGGAGTGCCGTGCGGCGAGCCTCAGGGCGTGCCGTTGCGGCCCCAGACGGTATAG
- a CDS encoding LysE family translocator: MLDPSFFSYVTVMSITPGPNNLLLATSGVNFGMRRTLPMVFGILVGCALQTVIAGMALEVLLHWMAAIRLPLTLAGCTYLMWLSWKIFRAAAPEARTRPQPMTMVGGACFQAINPKAWLMATNVALLYSGSSGVLTVMIGFMLLNLPCILIWAALGDRLRSHLQIAWKRQLFNSLMALSLVATTVWMLTDALLAA; the protein is encoded by the coding sequence ATGCTCGATCCCTCTTTCTTCAGCTACGTTACCGTGATGTCGATTACGCCAGGCCCGAATAACCTGTTGCTGGCGACCTCCGGCGTCAATTTTGGCATGCGGCGCACCCTGCCGATGGTGTTTGGCATTCTGGTGGGCTGTGCATTACAGACGGTGATTGCCGGGATGGCGCTGGAGGTGTTGCTGCACTGGATGGCGGCGATTCGCCTGCCGCTGACGCTGGCAGGCTGTACCTATCTGATGTGGTTATCCTGGAAAATCTTTCGCGCCGCCGCACCTGAAGCGCGAACCCGACCGCAGCCAATGACGATGGTGGGGGGTGCCTGCTTCCAGGCGATCAATCCCAAGGCCTGGCTGATGGCCACCAACGTCGCGCTGCTCTACAGCGGCAGCAGCGGCGTGCTGACGGTAATGATCGGCTTTATGCTGCTCAATCTGCCCTGCATCCTGATCTGGGCTGCGCTGGGCGATCGCCTGCGCAGCCATCTGCAGATTGCCTGGAAGCGCCAGCTGTTTAACAGCCTGATGGCGCTGTCGCTGGTGGCGACTACCGTCTGGATGCTGACCGACGCGTTGCTGGCCGCTTAA
- a CDS encoding phosphoketolase family protein: MSYSPASPEFTLLDRYWRAANYLSVGQIYLMDNPLLREPLRPEHIKPRLLGHWGTTPGLNFIYAHLNRVIRKQNLDMIYICGPGHGGPGMVANTWLEGSYSEIYPHISQDAAGMQRLFKQFSFPGGIPSHAAPETPGSINEGGELGYSLSHAFGAAFDHPDLVVPCVIGDGEAETGPLASSWHGIKFLNPQRDGAVLPILHLNGYKIANPTLLGRSSDEDLHQLFSGYGYEPIFVCGHEPEKMHPLMAEALDNAFSKIAAYQHEARSGNASTDVPRWPMIILRSPKGWTGPKTVDGKKVEDFWRAHQVPVAACREDEGHRQILETWMRSYQPDDLFDEQGRLKPELQALAPEGDKRMGASPYANGGLLRRELDTPAAAEFACDVREPGTEMAQATEHLGRYLSVLFQRNRDNFRVFGPDETASNRLTPVFDVTSRTWLERTEPYDEQLARDGRVMEILSEHQCQGWLEGYLLTGRHGLFNCYEAFIHIVDSMFNQHAKWLKVSRKLGWRKPISSLNYLLSSHVWRQDHNGYSHQDPGFIDHVANKKADIVRIYLPPDANTLLWVGDHCLRTWDRINVIVAGKQPAPQWLDMASAVTHCEAGMGEWRWAGTTPENEQPDVVMACAGDVPTMETMAAVDLLREMLPELRIRVVNVVDLLALQPEDQHPHGKSDAEFDALFTQDKPVIFAFHGYPTLIHRLTYSRTNHRNFHVRGFNEEGTTTTPFDMTVLNELDRYHLAQEAILRVPGLADAHPELLEDLQQRLAEHHRYVREHGEDLPEVQNWKWPSATAPGAPD, from the coding sequence ATGTCTTACTCCCCTGCGTCACCCGAATTTACCCTGCTCGACCGCTACTGGCGGGCAGCGAACTACCTCTCCGTCGGACAGATTTACCTGATGGACAACCCGCTGTTGCGCGAGCCACTCAGGCCGGAACACATCAAACCCCGTCTGCTGGGTCACTGGGGCACCACGCCCGGACTGAATTTCATCTACGCCCACCTCAACCGTGTTATCCGCAAACAGAACCTGGATATGATCTACATCTGCGGGCCAGGCCATGGCGGCCCCGGCATGGTGGCGAATACCTGGCTGGAGGGCAGCTACAGCGAAATTTATCCGCACATCTCTCAGGATGCGGCGGGCATGCAGCGCCTGTTTAAGCAGTTCTCGTTTCCGGGCGGTATTCCCAGCCACGCGGCACCGGAAACGCCCGGCTCGATTAATGAAGGCGGAGAGCTGGGCTATTCGCTCTCCCATGCCTTTGGTGCGGCCTTCGATCATCCCGACCTGGTGGTGCCGTGTGTCATTGGCGACGGTGAAGCGGAGACCGGGCCGCTGGCCTCCAGCTGGCACGGCATCAAATTCCTCAATCCTCAACGTGACGGCGCGGTGCTGCCGATTCTGCATCTGAATGGCTATAAGATTGCCAACCCGACGCTGCTGGGCCGCAGCAGCGATGAGGATCTCCACCAGCTGTTCAGCGGCTACGGCTATGAGCCGATATTCGTCTGCGGGCATGAGCCGGAAAAAATGCATCCGCTGATGGCGGAGGCGCTGGATAACGCCTTCAGTAAAATCGCTGCGTATCAGCACGAAGCGCGCAGCGGCAACGCCAGCACCGACGTGCCGCGCTGGCCGATGATTATTCTGCGCAGCCCCAAAGGCTGGACCGGCCCGAAAACGGTCGACGGCAAGAAAGTGGAGGATTTCTGGCGGGCGCATCAGGTGCCGGTCGCGGCCTGCCGTGAAGATGAAGGTCATCGCCAGATTCTTGAGACATGGATGCGCAGCTATCAGCCCGACGACCTGTTTGATGAACAGGGTCGGCTGAAGCCGGAACTGCAGGCGCTGGCACCAGAGGGCGATAAACGCATGGGCGCTTCGCCTTATGCCAATGGCGGCCTGCTGCGTCGTGAGCTGGATACGCCTGCGGCTGCGGAGTTTGCCTGCGATGTCCGCGAGCCAGGCACGGAGATGGCGCAGGCCACCGAGCATCTGGGCCGCTATCTCAGCGTGCTGTTCCAGCGCAACCGCGATAATTTCCGCGTATTTGGCCCGGATGAAACCGCCTCTAACCGTCTGACACCCGTCTTCGACGTGACCAGCCGCACCTGGCTGGAACGAACCGAGCCGTACGATGAGCAGCTGGCGCGGGATGGCCGGGTGATGGAAATCCTCAGTGAGCATCAGTGTCAGGGCTGGCTTGAAGGCTATCTGCTGACCGGCCGCCACGGGCTGTTCAACTGCTATGAAGCTTTTATCCACATCGTCGATTCGATGTTTAACCAGCACGCCAAGTGGCTGAAGGTGTCACGTAAACTGGGCTGGCGTAAGCCGATCTCGTCGCTAAACTATCTGCTCTCTTCACACGTCTGGCGACAGGACCATAATGGCTACAGCCATCAGGATCCGGGCTTTATCGATCACGTCGCCAACAAGAAAGCGGACATCGTGCGCATCTATCTGCCGCCGGATGCCAATACGCTGCTGTGGGTGGGCGATCACTGCCTGCGCACCTGGGACCGGATCAATGTGATTGTGGCAGGCAAGCAGCCTGCGCCGCAGTGGCTGGATATGGCCAGCGCCGTGACCCATTGTGAGGCGGGTATGGGCGAATGGCGCTGGGCGGGCACGACGCCGGAGAATGAACAGCCGGATGTGGTAATGGCCTGCGCCGGTGACGTGCCCACTATGGAGACGATGGCGGCGGTCGATCTGCTGCGTGAGATGCTGCCCGAACTGCGTATCCGCGTGGTGAACGTGGTCGATCTGCTGGCGTTACAGCCTGAAGATCAGCATCCGCATGGTAAATCTGATGCGGAGTTCGACGCGCTGTTTACCCAGGATAAACCGGTGATTTTTGCTTTCCACGGTTATCCGACGCTGATACATCGCCTGACCTATTCACGCACCAATCACCGCAACTTCCATGTGCGCGGCTTTAATGAAGAGGGAACCACCACCACGCCATTTGATATGACGGTGCTGAACGAGCTTGACCGTTATCATCTGGCGCAGGAGGCGATTCTGCGCGTGCCGGGGCTGGCCGATGCACATCCGGAACTGCTGGAGGATTTACAACAGCGTCTGGCGGAACATCATCGCTATGTCCGTGAACATGGCGAAGATTTGCCGGAGGTGCAGAACTGGAAATGGCCGTCGGCCACCGCACCCGGTGCGCCCGATTAA
- the mqo gene encoding malate dehydrogenase (quinone) yields the protein MSNSAVNLALAMSAMAKDTTTTAQERKDVDVLLIGAGVMSATLGAWLQDLEPDWSIEMVERLDSVAEESSNGWNNAGTGHAALAELNYTPQQADGSIDISKAVTINESFQISRQFWAYQVQKGNLRNPKSFIHSTPHMSFVWGDDNVDFLRKRFAALQKSTLFRGMAYSEDPQQIARWIPLVMNGRDRSQKVAATWTEMGTDVNFGEITRQLIAALEKKANFQLRLRQEVRELKQLADGRWQVTLQCLNSGTRRTLTAGKIFIGAGGAALPLLQKAGIPEANGYAGFPVGGSFLVTENPQVVAQHMAKVYGKASVGAPPMSVPHVDTRVLDGKQVLLFGPFATFSTKFLKQGSLMDMFTSLNSSNMLPMVKVGLKSFDLVKYLMDQVLQSDRDRMDALRAYVPQAKQEDWRLVTAGQRVQIIKKDEKEGAVLRLGTEVVASQDGTISALLGASPGASTAAPIMLELLHKVCPEQMASPEWQNKIRAVVPSWGRKLNGDVALTEKVLAETSRILQLDYSPVTPMAANDEGRETAFVVGK from the coding sequence CCATCGAGATGGTGGAGCGGCTCGATAGCGTGGCCGAAGAGTCATCCAACGGCTGGAATAACGCGGGCACCGGTCATGCGGCGCTGGCGGAGCTGAACTATACGCCTCAGCAGGCGGATGGCAGCATCGACATCTCCAAAGCGGTAACGATCAACGAATCGTTCCAGATTTCCCGCCAGTTCTGGGCTTATCAGGTCCAGAAAGGCAACCTGCGTAATCCTAAAAGCTTTATTCACAGTACGCCGCATATGAGCTTTGTCTGGGGAGACGACAATGTCGACTTCCTGCGCAAGCGCTTCGCGGCACTGCAGAAAAGCACCCTGTTCCGTGGCATGGCCTACTCCGAAGATCCGCAGCAGATTGCCCGCTGGATCCCGCTGGTGATGAATGGCCGTGATCGTAGCCAGAAAGTGGCCGCGACCTGGACAGAGATGGGTACCGATGTGAACTTCGGTGAAATCACCCGTCAGCTGATCGCTGCGTTAGAGAAGAAAGCGAATTTCCAGCTGCGTCTGCGTCAGGAAGTCCGTGAGCTGAAGCAGCTGGCCGATGGTCGCTGGCAGGTGACGCTGCAGTGTCTGAACAGCGGCACCCGTCGCACGCTGACCGCTGGCAAAATCTTTATCGGTGCTGGTGGCGCGGCGTTACCACTGCTGCAGAAGGCTGGCATTCCGGAAGCCAACGGTTACGCCGGTTTCCCGGTGGGCGGTTCATTCCTGGTCACGGAAAACCCGCAGGTCGTCGCGCAACATATGGCTAAGGTTTACGGCAAAGCCAGCGTCGGCGCACCGCCGATGTCCGTGCCGCATGTCGATACCCGCGTGCTGGATGGTAAGCAGGTGCTGCTGTTTGGCCCGTTCGCCACCTTCTCGACCAAGTTCCTGAAGCAGGGTTCGCTGATGGATATGTTCACCTCGCTGAACAGCAGCAATATGCTGCCGATGGTGAAAGTGGGCCTGAAAAGTTTCGATCTGGTGAAGTATCTCATGGATCAGGTGCTGCAGAGCGATCGCGACCGGATGGATGCGCTGCGTGCTTATGTGCCACAGGCGAAGCAGGAAGACTGGCGCTTAGTGACTGCTGGTCAGCGTGTGCAGATCATCAAGAAAGATGAGAAAGAGGGCGCGGTATTGCGTCTGGGCACCGAAGTCGTTGCGTCACAGGATGGCACGATTTCAGCGCTGCTGGGTGCCTCGCCGGGCGCGTCTACGGCGGCACCGATCATGCTGGAGCTGCTGCACAAGGTCTGTCCTGAGCAGATGGCTTCGCCGGAATGGCAGAACAAAATCCGTGCGGTGGTCCCATCATGGGGTCGTAAGCTGAACGGTGACGTGGCACTGACAGAGAAAGTGTTAGCCGAAACGAGTCGTATTCTGCAACTGGACTATTCGCCAGTCACGCCGATGGCGGCCAACGATGAAGGACGGGAAACCGCGTTCGTCGTCGGCAAGTAA